Proteins from one Halovivax limisalsi genomic window:
- a CDS encoding RNA-guided endonuclease InsQ/TnpB family protein, with the protein MAIEVTRTYVGSIQNQHQVCDGLDSLGDSASKIWNVARWTADRIWDATGEIPDEGTLKSYMKNQSCWKDLNAQSSQKVIEELSDAFQSWFDLRHKDPETNPPGYRKQGDTRPRSTITFKADGFRHDPGNNRVRLSKGSNLKGNWSDFLLCEYQTRPDVDLSEVTRVQNVRAVWNGNEWELHFVCKVELNPNDSAGDGVAGIDLGIMNIATVAFPDEYVLYPGNSLKEDKHYFKRSEYDTEGENGPSEKSMWARRKLTDRETHFYHVLTDTIITECVERGVGTLAVSWPEDVRESDWGKTGNKKLHTWAFDRISQYLEYKGEIRGVEVLKENEWNTSKTCSACGDDTKSNRKYRGLYVCSSCELVANADCNGAENMRQKITPSPHGEDRSNGCVAQPSTYLFDRESGMFRTREQVVS; encoded by the coding sequence ATGGCGATTGAGGTCACACGCACCTACGTTGGTTCCATCCAGAACCAGCATCAGGTCTGCGATGGCCTCGACTCACTCGGAGATTCCGCCTCGAAAATCTGGAACGTCGCACGATGGACAGCAGACCGTATCTGGGATGCAACCGGCGAAATCCCCGATGAGGGAACGCTGAAATCGTATATGAAGAACCAGTCATGCTGGAAAGACTTGAACGCACAATCAAGTCAGAAAGTCATCGAAGAACTTTCTGACGCTTTCCAGTCGTGGTTCGACTTGCGACACAAAGACCCAGAGACGAATCCGCCCGGCTACCGAAAACAGGGCGATACCCGACCGCGTTCCACGATCACGTTCAAAGCAGACGGCTTCAGACACGACCCCGGAAACAACCGTGTCCGACTCAGCAAAGGGTCGAACCTCAAGGGGAATTGGTCGGACTTCCTGCTTTGTGAGTACCAGACCCGACCAGACGTCGACCTCTCGGAAGTCACCCGAGTGCAAAACGTTCGTGCTGTCTGGAACGGCAACGAGTGGGAACTGCACTTCGTCTGCAAAGTCGAACTCAATCCGAATGACTCAGCAGGCGACGGTGTTGCAGGTATCGACCTTGGCATCATGAATATCGCAACCGTCGCCTTCCCCGATGAGTACGTCCTGTACCCTGGTAACTCCCTCAAAGAAGACAAACACTACTTCAAGCGATCCGAATACGATACTGAGGGTGAGAATGGCCCGTCTGAGAAGTCGATGTGGGCGCGTCGGAAACTCACTGACCGTGAAACCCACTTCTACCACGTTCTCACGGATACCATCATCACGGAGTGTGTTGAACGTGGTGTTGGCACGCTCGCGGTGAGTTGGCCCGAAGACGTGCGCGAGTCGGACTGGGGCAAGACTGGTAACAAGAAACTCCATACGTGGGCGTTCGACCGCATCTCCCAGTACCTCGAATACAAAGGCGAGATTCGTGGCGTCGAGGTGCTGAAAGAGAACGAGTGGAACACCTCGAAAACGTGTTCGGCATGTGGTGACGACACGAAGTCGAATCGGAAGTATCGTGGCTTGTACGTCTGCTCGTCATGTGAATTGGTAGCCAACGCAGATTGTAACGGGGCGGAGAACATGCGACAGAAGATAACTCCGAGTCCTCATGGCGAGGATAGGAGTAACGGCTGTGTGGCACAGCCATCGACCTACCTGTTCGACCGCGAGAGCGGTATGTTCCGCACGAGAGAACAGGTCGTGTCGTAG
- a CDS encoding AbrB/MazE/SpoVT family DNA-binding domain-containing protein — protein MSSCTNEPAVVNVSQKGQATIPKRLREKFGIETPGAVFVYEADDRIVIEPVPSPEELHGIHAGEHEDGEILKRARAHKAAEKRREEAKADRLRPDDEK, from the coding sequence ATGTCCAGTTGTACGAACGAGCCCGCCGTGGTAAACGTCTCGCAGAAAGGGCAGGCGACGATTCCGAAGCGGTTACGGGAGAAATTCGGGATCGAGACGCCGGGAGCGGTGTTCGTCTACGAAGCGGACGACCGGATCGTTATCGAGCCGGTGCCCTCACCCGAGGAACTGCACGGCATTCACGCCGGGGAGCACGAGGACGGCGAGATCCTGAAACGCGCGCGGGCACACAAAGCGGCGGAAAAACGCCGCGAGGAGGCGAAGGCCGATCGATTGCGTCCGGACGACGAGAAATGA
- a CDS encoding carboxypeptidase M32, with product MATKQESASVPDAYAELESRVERIANITAGAGVLRWDQEVMMPEGGTPARAKQLSTLSSLSHEELTDPEIGELLDELEDAELDDDRAAVVREIRRKHDRATSVPTELVEEISEATTNAHPVWTEAKEAADFETFAPTLENLVELKREYAAHIDPDADPYAVLFAEYEPYLDLETAERVLERLRDELVPLIDAIADSDVELGGAFDGEFDADRQEELSRDVLDALGYDWDRGRLDTAPHPFSTGTQFDARVTTRFDEEDLLGSITSTVHEFGHANYTLGLPDEGYGTPLGESRDLTVHESQSRLWENHVGRSEAFWEFFLPTAAERFPALADVSPRAAYEAANQVYDDNVIRTEADELTYHMHIIVRFEIERELISGDLDVEDVPQVWNDKYEEYLGVRPETDAEGALQDIHWSHGSFGYFPTYSLGSVLAAQLYAAAEDEVGDVDAQVRQGEFDDLNGWLRENVHRHGAKYTTPDLVERATGEPYSADAFIDYATEKYGRLYDLDG from the coding sequence ATGGCGACGAAACAGGAGTCCGCGTCGGTTCCCGACGCGTACGCGGAACTCGAATCGCGCGTCGAACGAATCGCGAACATCACCGCCGGTGCCGGTGTCCTTCGCTGGGACCAAGAAGTGATGATGCCGGAGGGTGGCACGCCCGCGCGGGCGAAACAGCTCTCCACGCTCTCCTCGCTCTCCCACGAGGAACTCACCGATCCCGAGATCGGCGAGTTGCTCGACGAACTCGAGGACGCCGAGCTCGACGACGATCGCGCGGCCGTCGTTCGCGAGATCCGCCGGAAGCACGACCGGGCGACCAGCGTCCCCACGGAGCTCGTCGAGGAGATCTCCGAGGCGACGACCAACGCACATCCCGTCTGGACGGAGGCCAAGGAGGCGGCCGACTTCGAGACGTTCGCCCCGACGCTCGAGAACCTCGTCGAGCTCAAGCGCGAGTACGCCGCACACATCGATCCCGACGCGGATCCCTACGCGGTCCTCTTCGCCGAGTACGAACCCTACCTCGACCTGGAGACGGCCGAGCGAGTCCTCGAACGACTGCGCGACGAACTCGTCCCGCTGATCGACGCGATCGCCGACAGCGACGTCGAGCTGGGCGGCGCCTTCGACGGCGAGTTCGACGCCGACCGGCAGGAGGAACTCTCCCGGGACGTCCTCGACGCGCTGGGCTACGACTGGGACCGCGGCCGCCTCGACACCGCGCCGCACCCGTTCTCGACCGGGACGCAGTTCGACGCCCGGGTGACCACCCGCTTCGACGAGGAAGACCTGCTCGGCTCGATCACCTCGACGGTCCACGAGTTCGGTCACGCCAACTACACGCTCGGGCTGCCCGACGAGGGGTACGGCACGCCGCTGGGCGAGTCTCGCGATCTGACCGTCCACGAGTCCCAGTCCCGGCTCTGGGAGAACCACGTCGGCCGCTCGGAAGCCTTCTGGGAGTTCTTCCTGCCGACCGCCGCCGAGCGCTTCCCCGCGCTCGCGGACGTCTCGCCGCGCGCGGCCTACGAGGCGGCCAACCAGGTCTACGACGACAACGTCATCCGGACCGAGGCGGACGAGCTGACCTACCACATGCACATCATCGTCCGCTTCGAGATCGAGCGCGAGCTCATCTCGGGCGACCTGGACGTCGAGGACGTCCCCCAGGTCTGGAACGACAAGTACGAGGAGTACCTGGGCGTTCGCCCCGAGACCGACGCCGAGGGCGCCCTGCAGGACATCCACTGGAGCCACGGCTCGTTCGGCTACTTCCCGACGTACTCGCTGGGTTCGGTCCTCGCCGCCCAGCTGTACGCGGCTGCGGAGGACGAAGTAGGCGACGTCGACGCACAGGTTCGGCAGGGCGAGTTCGACGACCTCAACGGCTGGCTCCGCGAGAACGTTCACCGCCACGGCGCGAAGTACACCACGCCGGACCTGGTCGAGCGGGCCACCGGCGAGCCCTACAGCGCCGACGCGTTCATCGACTACGCGACCGAGAAGTACGGTCGCCTCTACGACCTGGACGGCTGA
- a CDS encoding DUF1616 domain-containing protein, with the protein MRVPRSVWLSIPAPVRRLPADLAAVVVLVVATNVTVLAPVVRETPLRIVFGLGFVLFLPGYAFIAALFPEAGESPTADEGDADSAAAEAGDDATDEDSAGSADAAWPTPGLGRSGIDGIERVALSFGLSIAISPLIGLVLNFTPWGIRLVPIVASVSGFTLLATVIAAVRRWELPPDERFRVPYREWYRAGHDEVFHPATRTDAILNVALAASILLAVGAVSYAIVVPPQGEQFSAIYVLTEDDDGELVADDYPTELVAGDSSEIVVGVDNHEHERTDYAVLVLEQRVSIVENGTTSGGTGSVNASGNETVTYETIVEDQRELDRFTTTLDHNQSWHHAHNVSPTFTGENVRVVWLLFPGGDVPAEPSMDDTEYSNHLWIDVREPGGE; encoded by the coding sequence ATGCGCGTCCCCCGTTCGGTGTGGCTCTCGATTCCGGCCCCGGTCCGTCGCCTCCCCGCGGACCTGGCCGCGGTCGTCGTACTCGTCGTCGCGACGAACGTGACCGTGCTCGCGCCGGTCGTCCGGGAGACGCCGCTGCGCATCGTGTTCGGCCTCGGCTTCGTCCTGTTCCTGCCCGGCTACGCCTTCATCGCCGCGCTCTTTCCCGAGGCGGGCGAGTCGCCGACGGCGGACGAGGGGGACGCCGATTCGGCGGCCGCCGAAGCGGGGGACGACGCGACCGACGAGGACTCGGCCGGATCTGCCGACGCCGCCTGGCCGACGCCGGGGCTGGGCCGATCGGGGATCGACGGCATCGAGCGCGTCGCCCTCTCGTTCGGGCTGAGCATCGCCATCTCCCCCCTGATCGGGCTGGTACTCAACTTCACGCCGTGGGGCATCCGGCTCGTTCCGATCGTAGCGAGCGTGAGCGGCTTCACCCTCCTCGCGACGGTGATCGCCGCCGTCAGGCGGTGGGAGCTCCCGCCGGACGAGCGCTTTCGGGTCCCCTATCGCGAGTGGTACCGGGCCGGTCACGACGAGGTGTTTCACCCCGCGACGCGGACCGACGCGATCCTCAACGTGGCGCTCGCGGCGTCGATCCTCCTCGCCGTCGGCGCCGTCAGTTACGCCATCGTCGTCCCGCCCCAGGGCGAACAGTTCTCGGCGATCTACGTACTCACCGAGGACGACGACGGCGAGCTGGTCGCCGACGACTACCCGACGGAGCTGGTCGCGGGCGACTCGTCCGAGATCGTCGTCGGCGTCGACAACCACGAGCACGAGCGCACCGACTACGCGGTGTTGGTGCTCGAGCAGCGGGTCTCGATCGTCGAGAACGGAACGACCAGCGGCGGCACCGGATCGGTCAACGCGAGCGGGAACGAGACGGTCACGTACGAGACGATCGTCGAGGACCAGCGCGAACTCGACCGGTTCACCACGACGCTCGACCACAACCAGTCCTGGCACCACGCCCACAACGTGTCGCCGACGTTCACCGGCGAAAACGTCCGCGTCGTCTGGCTGCTCTTCCCCGGAGGCGACGTCCCCGCCGAACCCTCGATGGACGACACCGAGTACTCGAATCACCTCTGGATCGACGTTCGGGAACCGGGCGGGGAGTGA
- a CDS encoding M20 family metallopeptidase, with product MDVTALTRELVSIPSHDDETAAGDRLEAWLRAETDASVERDDAGNVVARRGDPDGPTLALVGHHDVVPPDDSQVTTGDSQVAAGDARGTATGDEYVVEERDGRLYGRGTADMKGAVAAMALAFRDAEVADGRVAGGESNGPGELVFASFVGEEVGGEGARHAIEHGFAPDAAVVGEGSTNYSTDGVTDVVVAHRGRRGSTITARGRAAHASEPEAGTNAIYRASDAVDVVRELSVPTVSVAGESLSGSVAVTEIDGGTAWNVVPERCTITVDERTVPGERATLERVESIDGVTWTVDQDLPPMACSDDDFAESVLDAARRVHDRRGEPAPSHVTKPHATDAGWLAEAGTACVICGPAEPGEAHTADESVSIDVLERCRAVYRAVAEGCVG from the coding sequence ATGGACGTCACGGCCCTCACTCGCGAACTGGTGTCGATCCCCAGCCACGACGACGAGACCGCCGCGGGCGACCGGCTCGAAGCGTGGCTGCGCGCCGAAACGGACGCGTCGGTCGAGCGCGACGACGCCGGCAACGTCGTCGCCCGTCGCGGCGACCCGGACGGCCCGACGCTCGCCCTCGTCGGCCACCACGACGTCGTCCCGCCGGACGACTCGCAGGTGACGACTGGCGACTCGCAGGTGGCGGCGGGTGACGCACGTGGTACGGCGACCGGCGACGAGTACGTCGTCGAGGAGCGCGACGGGCGCCTCTACGGTCGCGGCACCGCGGACATGAAGGGCGCGGTGGCCGCGATGGCGCTCGCGTTTCGCGACGCCGAGGTGGCCGACGGCCGCGTGGCGGGCGGCGAGTCGAACGGCCCCGGAGAACTCGTCTTCGCGAGTTTCGTGGGCGAAGAGGTCGGCGGCGAGGGAGCCCGCCACGCCATCGAGCACGGCTTCGCGCCCGACGCCGCCGTCGTCGGTGAGGGCTCGACGAACTACTCGACCGACGGCGTGACGGACGTCGTCGTCGCTCACCGCGGTCGCCGGGGGAGTACGATCACCGCCCGCGGGCGGGCCGCCCACGCCAGCGAACCGGAGGCGGGAACCAACGCCATCTACCGGGCGAGCGACGCGGTCGACGTCGTGCGCGAACTCTCGGTCCCGACTGTTTCGGTCGCGGGTGAGTCGTTGTCGGGCAGCGTCGCCGTCACGGAGATCGACGGCGGGACGGCCTGGAACGTCGTTCCCGAGCGGTGTACGATCACCGTCGACGAGCGGACGGTGCCCGGCGAGCGCGCCACCCTCGAGCGCGTCGAGTCGATCGACGGCGTGACGTGGACCGTCGACCAGGACTTGCCGCCGATGGCCTGCAGCGACGACGACTTCGCGGAGTCGGTACTCGACGCCGCTCGCCGGGTCCACGACCGGCGCGGCGAGCCGGCACCGTCCCACGTCACGAAACCCCACGCGACGGACGCGGGCTGGCTCGCCGAGGCAGGGACGGCCTGCGTGATCTGCGGGCCCGCCGAACCCGGCGAGGCTCACACCGCCGACGAGAGTGTCTCGATCGACGTCCTCGAGCGGTGCCGGGCGGTCTACCGGGCGGTGGCGGAGGGCTGCGTCGGGTAG
- a CDS encoding DUF7342 family protein: MSDGESTNGPPTFEDPFRGDDVEQRVYGTILQTREPTTATVIAERADCDPKTARKYLGWFGELGIVTRYDGQPTTYERNDTYFEWRRIDRLAADHSVDALQQRVRELTARIESYEDAYDASTPAAVDAVAAAEASDDRTIDDVYGDLRDWETAREERTRYERARQQRSGAGTERVSG, from the coding sequence ATGTCCGACGGCGAGTCGACGAACGGTCCGCCCACCTTCGAGGATCCGTTTCGCGGTGACGACGTCGAGCAGCGCGTGTACGGGACGATTCTTCAGACGCGCGAACCGACGACGGCGACCGTAATCGCCGAGCGGGCGGACTGCGATCCGAAAACCGCGCGAAAGTACCTGGGCTGGTTCGGCGAACTCGGTATCGTCACCCGCTACGACGGGCAGCCGACCACGTACGAGCGCAACGATACCTACTTCGAGTGGCGACGGATCGACCGGCTCGCTGCCGACCACTCCGTCGACGCCCTCCAGCAACGCGTCCGGGAATTGACCGCGCGTATCGAATCCTACGAGGACGCCTACGACGCGTCGACTCCAGCCGCCGTCGACGCCGTCGCCGCCGCGGAAGCGAGCGACGACCGGACCATCGACGACGTCTACGGTGACCTGCGCGACTGGGAGACCGCTCGGGAGGAGCGAACGCGGTACGAACGCGCTCGCCAGCAACGAAGCGGGGCCGGAACCGAACGGGTCTCCGGCTAG
- a CDS encoding NADPH-dependent FMN reductase, which yields MTEDAVHVVAVSGSLRAESYTRRGLEYALDAAGTAGASTDLLDLRTFDLPLFDADDDSAGDAPELTRRIGAADAILLGTPMYHGSYSSVLKTAIDYCGFDEFENKTVGLLAVSGGSFPIGALDHLRVVCRALDAWTLPHQAAIPNASSRFEGRDLVDADIRRRVETLGVRAVQFATIEPDPASFESRENVGAGAHSE from the coding sequence ATGACCGAAGACGCGGTCCACGTCGTCGCGGTCTCGGGGAGTCTGCGAGCGGAGAGCTACACCCGCCGCGGACTCGAGTACGCTCTCGACGCGGCGGGTACGGCGGGCGCGAGTACCGACCTGCTCGACCTGCGAACATTCGACCTGCCGCTGTTCGACGCCGACGACGATTCGGCGGGCGACGCGCCGGAACTCACCCGTCGCATCGGGGCGGCCGACGCCATCCTGCTCGGGACGCCCATGTACCACGGCTCGTACTCGTCGGTCCTGAAGACCGCGATCGACTACTGCGGGTTCGACGAGTTCGAGAACAAGACCGTCGGGCTACTCGCCGTCTCGGGCGGCAGCTTCCCCATCGGCGCGCTCGATCACCTGCGGGTCGTCTGTCGGGCGCTCGACGCCTGGACGCTGCCCCACCAGGCCGCGATCCCGAACGCCTCGAGCCGGTTCGAGGGTCGCGACCTCGTCGACGCGGACATTCGCCGCCGCGTCGAGACGCTCGGCGTCCGCGCGGTCCAGTTCGCCACGATCGAACCCGATCCCGCGTCCTTCGAGAGCCGGGAGAACGTCGGCGCCGGCGCGCACTCGGAGTGA
- a CDS encoding DUF58 domain-containing protein produces the protein MRPTRRGASAYALAAVLVGYAVVVADPLALAGATLVGAWLLAAQYRFLRAARSTADGLSVRVEPGRRAVRTGATTPVALSVSAEAPLATPDVAVEVTPPTAAVADEPLSLAVDPAEPSARTTVDVEWPIAGRHRLSRPTLTLSDGLFTQRVPVGEPATVTVEPRGPRSIHVGAGGDQLASTFGEHAAGRRGSGIEAAELREYQPGDLLRQIDWKATARLATPHVREYEAETDRRTILVVDERPPLATGPPAESKLAYLREVALAVAASARRLGDPTGLVTVSEDGVRRVDSASTPDTYGRIRRTLLDLEPSDPARSTGASIAGRSDRSAPVARRRALADLGDGSAFSRTLRPFYADRPPMTAHAEGRPLFEGVTRALASEPGDAWLVCFTDDATRDELRETITYARRRGATVLVVLAPTVLYEPGGLASLDRARSRYADFEEFRSELDRIDGVTALEAGPADRLSAVLSRTTGGSSVGQRGDARPGAPAGANRSGGGRP, from the coding sequence ATGCGACCCACGCGCCGAGGGGCAAGCGCCTACGCACTCGCCGCCGTGCTGGTCGGCTACGCCGTCGTGGTGGCCGACCCGCTGGCACTCGCGGGTGCGACCCTCGTCGGCGCGTGGCTGCTCGCCGCGCAGTATCGCTTCCTGCGGGCGGCCCGCTCGACCGCCGACGGGCTGTCGGTTCGCGTCGAACCCGGCCGTCGGGCCGTTCGCACCGGGGCGACGACGCCGGTCGCGCTCTCGGTTTCGGCCGAAGCTCCGCTCGCGACGCCCGACGTGGCCGTCGAGGTGACGCCGCCGACCGCCGCCGTCGCGGACGAACCGCTTTCCCTCGCCGTCGATCCGGCCGAGCCGTCGGCCCGGACGACCGTCGACGTCGAGTGGCCGATCGCCGGGCGACACCGGTTATCCCGGCCGACGCTCACCCTTTCGGACGGGCTGTTCACCCAGCGGGTTCCGGTCGGCGAGCCCGCGACGGTGACGGTCGAGCCCCGCGGGCCGCGGTCGATCCACGTGGGCGCCGGCGGCGACCAGCTCGCCAGCACGTTCGGCGAGCACGCCGCGGGCCGGCGGGGCTCGGGGATCGAGGCGGCGGAGCTTCGCGAGTACCAGCCTGGCGACCTGCTGCGCCAGATCGACTGGAAGGCGACGGCCCGGCTCGCGACGCCGCACGTCAGGGAGTACGAGGCCGAGACCGATCGACGGACGATCCTCGTCGTCGACGAGCGCCCCCCGCTCGCGACCGGCCCGCCCGCCGAGTCCAAGCTCGCGTACCTCCGCGAGGTGGCTCTGGCCGTCGCGGCCAGCGCCCGCCGACTGGGCGATCCGACCGGTCTCGTGACGGTGAGCGAGGACGGCGTTCGCCGCGTCGACAGCGCCTCGACCCCGGACACGTACGGCCGCATCCGTCGAACCCTCCTCGACCTCGAACCGTCGGATCCGGCTCGCTCGACAGGAGCGTCGATCGCCGGGCGATCGGACCGATCCGCACCGGTCGCTCGCCGCCGAGCGCTCGCCGACCTCGGCGACGGCTCCGCATTTTCCCGCACGTTACGCCCGTTCTACGCCGATCGACCGCCGATGACGGCCCACGCCGAGGGTCGCCCGCTCTTCGAAGGCGTCACGCGGGCCCTCGCCAGCGAACCCGGCGACGCCTGGCTCGTCTGTTTCACCGACGACGCGACCCGCGACGAACTGCGAGAGACGATCACCTACGCTCGGCGCCGCGGCGCGACGGTGCTGGTCGTCCTCGCCCCGACCGTCCTCTACGAACCGGGCGGCCTCGCGTCGCTGGATCGCGCGCGGTCGCGCTACGCCGACTTCGAGGAATTCAGGAGCGAACTCGACCGCATCGACGGCGTCACGGCGCTCGAAGCCGGCCCCGCCGATCGCCTCTCGGCCGTCCTCTCGCGGACGACCGGCGGCTCGTCCGTCGGCCAGCGCGGGGACGCTCGACCCGGTGCCCCGGCCGGCGCCAACCGCTCGGGTGGTGGTCGACCGTGA